The stretch of DNA CAGTGACATCTGATGCGTCCATTGCGTGGAGGGAACCGAACTCTAACAGCCGCCACATCCTGTGGGCATCCATCGAGCGAGCCCTTCGTCGGCCCGGTTGCATGACTGTCCAGAGCATTGCTCAGTAGGGCAAACATCGTTCGTGGCGACTGCGATGCGGCGAACTAGTACCTGCTGTGAATGGAGGGACGCGCCTGAGGGCTGGCGCAGCGCCCCGTCTCGCCTGCTAGCGCGCTCGGCGGCCCAATAATGCGAACAGCGCTGCGGCGCCCACCGCCACTGCCGCCGTGGTGGCCACCGGGTGTTGCGAGGCGCGCGTATAGAGGCTGCGTGTCAGTACCATGCCGGGATAGTCGCCGCTGGCCTTGCCGTCACCGGCGCTACCGACATCGCTGGCGTACAGCGCCCCTCGCGGATGACGGTCCGGGCGTCCACTCTTGATCGTGTCGTAGACGAAGGTGCGGTTGATCCAATCGGCCACGCGCGGGGCGTTCTGCGCAAGGCGCGACAGCAACTTGGCATTGCCAATGTAGACGTCGCGCTGCGGATGTTCGGCCGCGTCGAGAATCGCCCGGGCGACAACCTCCGGTGCATAGACAGGCGGCGGGAATACCGGCGCACTGGGCAGGCAGTTCTTGGAGTGGTCCATGAACATCGTGTCCGTGGACGATGGCCGAACCAGCGTCACCGACACGGGTGTACGCGACTTTTGCAGCTCGACACGTAGCACGTCGGTCATGGCCTTGATGGCATGTTTGCTGGCGCTGTAGCTGCTGTGGAAGGGCAGCGCATTAGCCGACTCGACGCTGCCGATGTTGATCAGCGCACCGCCCTTGTCGCGCAGGTGGTTCACGGCGATAGCGGACCCGTAATGGGTGCCCCAGAAATTGGTCTGCATGACCTGCTTGTGGTCCTCGTCACTGACCTCGTCGAAGCGCCCCCAGACCGAGCTGCCGGCATTGTTGATCCAGGTATCGAAGCCGCCAAAACGCGCAATCGTTTCGCTGGCGACTCGCTCAAGTTGAGCACGCTCACCGACGTCCGCCATCACGTGCATCACCCGGTCACCGGCGTTCAGATCGCGCTCGATATCGGCCAGCGCCACATCGTTGCGCGCCACCAGCACGACACGGGCGCCTTTCTCGACAGCGAGTCGGGCGGTTGCCAAGCCGATCCCACTCGAAGCGCCAGTGATGACGATGACTTGTTCATGCAGGGGTTTGAGAGAAATGCGCATCGGATTCTCCTTCGGTTCGCGACAAGTGCAGTGGCTCGGTAGAAGCCACAGGCCCGCTTGCGGTTCCGGAGAGGCGATGGATGGCAGAGATGGCTACAGCGCAGTGCCTGGCGGGCGTTCCTGGCCCATGCGCGCCATCAGCTCGGCATCGTCTTGTGGCAGCTCGAGCGATGGCGTTGCCGGTTCGGCGGGTGCCGTGCCGGCCGGTTTTGCGGGTGGGTAGTGCTGCTGCAGAGGTGGCTGCGGCTGGCCATCAATGCTCCATTCAAGCGTCGCTTCCACGCGCGTGTCAGCGGCGTAGCCAAGACGGTTGCTGACCGGGCACTGCAGGGCGGGGCCGCTGGTCAATTCACCTGACTGACGGCTGCGACTGGTGCCGGCTTGGCCAATGGTGCGCACCTCCATTCGATAACTGAGGTGGTGCGTCTCCGGGCTGCTGAAGCAAAGCCGCAATGCCAGGCGGTCGGAACCTTCGGGCGCCAACTCGAGGCGAGCCGCGACTGGCAGGGCGCCGGATGCGGCCAACCAGCTGGCTAAGGTTACGGCGCTCAGCATGTCCATGCACTCTGCCCCGTTGGCGCAGCGACGCCTGCGCTAGGTGATTATTGCTGGCTGACAGTGGCCAGGTTGCCGCTGCCGGATTGTTGAATGATGGCGGTCATGTTGGCAGCCGCCTGGGTGATGTAGGCCGCGTTGGCATCGCCCGTCTGGGTAATGCGTGCCTCGTTGTACTCGGCCAGTTGACGAATGTCAGCCAGGTTGCTGTCGCCCGTCTGCACCACGCTTGCTTGATTGCCGTCGAACCATTGCACGACGTCAACGCTGTTGTCGTTGCCGGTTGAAGAGCCGCGGAAGCTGTTATTCCGCCCGCTCTGCTCGATCGCCAGCACGTTGTTGTCTCCCGCCTGATTGAACACCGCCTCGCCGAACAGGCTGACCTGATCAATCCGCGCCGAGTTGGCGTTGCCATTCTGCGCCAACTGAATGGTGCTGCCGTCGCCCTGATTGACACTGGCCAGGTTCTCGTCACCGACTTGGTAAACGGCCAGCTGCGTGCCGTGGTAGACGCCATCCTGAGTGAGCGTTACCGAATTGTCGTTGCCGATCTGGTACGCCTCGGCTTGGGCGAATCCCTGCTGAGTGGCGGCGATCGCGTTGCCGTCACCCACGCTGCTGATCGTCAGGTCATTCGCGTACCCGTTCTGCTCGACCTCGGCGCGGTTGCCGGCACCTTGTTGGTAGACGCTTACAGAGCCGAAATGGCTTTCAGACCCTTGATAGACAGACGCCTCGTTGCCGCTGCCGACTTGCACGACGGTGGCCAGGTTCGACTCGACCAATTGGAAAACCGAGGCTGTGTTATCGGTGCCGTTCTGCCTGATCACCGCCTCATTGAGCACGCCGGTTTGCTCGGCGCTAGCAGAGTTGTCCGTTCCGGTCTGGTCGATTTCCACACGGTTGTCGGCATGAAGATCGCTGGCGACGGCCAGCAGAAGCGCAAGGGCGATGAGTGTCGGAGTGCTGCGCATGGCAAATCCTTTTTTATTGAGTTCTATCAGTGTTGAACGATCTGAATGCGCTGGCCGTTTCCGTATTGAATGACGCTGCTGCTCAAACCGCTGCCCAGCTGCTCGATGCTGGCGTTGTTGTTCGCACCGATCTGGGCAATGGCCGCCTGGTTATCGCTACCGATCTGGCTGATGTCAGCACTGTTGCCCTGACCGATCTGGAGGATGCTGGCGAGCTGGTTGTCGCCTTGCTGCAGGATGAAGGCCTGCTGATCGCTGCCCTGCTGAACGATGCTGGCCAGGTGGTTGTCACCGGCCTGGCTAAGGTCGGCCAGGTTGTCATTGCCCTGTTGCAACACCTGTGCGGTCTGCCCGGCAGGCAATTGCAGGGCAACCACCGCGGGGCTGCCAAGGTTGAGCGCGCCGTCGGCCAGGTCCGCGTTGTCCAGCAGATCGGCCGCGTGTAGCGAGGCGGCTGAAACGAGCAGAAGGGCGGCGCACAAGCCGCGACGAAATAGCGCTAGACGTTCCATGCAGGCACCTCGGATTAGTGCTCGGATTCTTGACTGGGGGCGAAGCGGTGAACATCCATCGAACGATGCAAAACAACCGCTGCGTGATGAGTGGGGCGGATTAAGCCTGCCAGGCGCGGGTTACAACTCATCGCGGTCCATGTCGAAGGTGTCCTGAAGCAGGTTCTGCAATTTGCTGCGGTTGACTTCTTCCAGAATAAGCTGCGCCGCCTGGGTCGCAATGGCCTCGATCTCCGCTACGTTGGGCTGCAGAAAGCGCCGATAGACGGTGCGCTGTCCGTACTCCACCCAGACCAGGCTACCCCAGCGCGCCGAAGGCCGTTCCCGTACCACCAGGTCACCTTCGAGTTCGCTGGCGTCCTGCAATTGAAAACTGAGGTAACGGTGAAAGTCATGGCCGAACCGGGTGATGGTGTTGTCGATGATCAGCCCGCTCAATTCCGCCTCGCGTTCGGCCTGCTCCTGCGGCTCCTGCGGCTCCTGCGCCTGCAGCGGGCTGAGCAGCGCGAGCAGGAGCAGGAGCAGGCCGAGCGTCAGGCGTGACACGACTCGGACCAATCCAGCCGGCCACGCAGCAGGAAGGCTGCCTCGGCACGGTTAGAGGCGCCGATCTTGCGCAGCAGATTGTGAATGTGGCTTTTGATGGTGTGCGGGCTCAGGCACAGCTGTTCGGCGATCTCTGCATTGGACAGGCCCTTGCCGGCCAGGCTGAGAATTTCCCGTTCGCGCAGCGTCAGCGACGGTTTGCTGCCGGCCAGCTGGCGCATGCGTCGCCATTGGCTGAGCAGGCGCTCGGTAAGGACTCGGGGCAGCCAGTCGCCGCCATCAAGCAGCACCTGAATGCCATCGAGCAGGTGTTCACGGGTCGCGTGGCTGTAAAACACGCCCCGTATCCCGGGATGCTTGTCGACCAGCTGTTCGGCCTGTTCCGGGGCAATGTTCACCAACGCCACGGGTGTCTGTTCATCGAGCCGATCGAGAAGCGTTGAAAGTTGCTCGGTCTGGCTATTACCGGCGTCCACCAGATACAGATCGGTGGTCTCTCTGTCGGCTTCCTCGAGTCGAGCCAGCGCAACATCGAGCCGGGCCTGTTCGCCCAGAAAGTGTTTGAAAAACAATCCCAGGAGTTCATTGCCGGTAAGCAGGGTGACGGTGGGCTGGTTACGGTCCTGGAGAGTGAAATCCGCTTCGTCCATGTTCAATCCTTGGTCTTGGGTGCCGTTATGCTGCGTAGAAAAGTTACTAAACGACCGGCGCAAAATGATGAAGTTCAGCATCCACGTTGCGATTGAGCGGGCATCTGCGTTGGATTCCAGAGAACCCGACGGGCGGTCAAGTAAACGTCTTTTGGGTTGAATGGACTAAGGTGAGTCAATCACCCATACGATGGAGTCGGCATGACCGGACCTCCGCGCGAACTCACGCTCCGTGCGTTACTTACCGGCTTGCTGCTCGGCGCGCTCTTGACCCCTTCGAATATCTACTCCGGCCTGAAGATCGGTTGGTCGTTCAACATGTCGATCATTGCGTTACTGATCGGTTTTGCCGCGTGGCAGACCTTGGCGCGGTGCTTTCGTTGGCCGGACTGGTCGCTCCACGAAAGTAATATCAACCAGACCACCGCTTCGTCTGCCGCGTCGATCATTTCCAGCGGTCTGGTGGCGCCCATACCCGCCTACACATTGATCACCGGAGAGCAACTCGGGTCGTTGCCGCTGACCGCCTGGGTGTTTTCGGTGAGCTTTCTCGGCATCTGGGTGGCGTGGTACCTGCGGCCATCGCTGATCATCGAGGCCCAATTGCGATTTCCTGAAGGCATGGCGACGCTGGCGACTATGCAGCAGATCTACAGCCATGGCGCCGAAGCGGCTCGGCGTCTGCTGGTATTGGGCTTGGCCGCGCTGCTGGCGGCCACCAGCAAATTGGTGGATAGCCTGCTGTGGGCCCTGCCGCGGTGGACGCCTACCGCGCAGCTGGAGCGGCTGACGTTCAGCCTCGAGCCGTCGCTGTTGCTGGTGGGGTTTGGCGGCATTATTGGTTTGCGGGTGGGCCTGTCGCTGCTCCTGGGCGCCGTGTTGGCGTGGGGGCTGCTGGCACCTTGGCTGGTGGCGGAGGGGCTAGTGAGCATGCCCATCGATGCCAGCGGCCCGCAGTTCGCACTGCTAATCGAGTGGTTGCTCTGGCCCGGCGTGAGCCTGATGGTATGCGCCACGCTGACATCCTTTGGGCTGCGCCTGCTCCGCGGTCGTCGGGAGGACTCGCAGCGACGCCTCACGCTGCAGCGGCCCGCTGCGTTACCCATGCTTGGGCTGGCCTCGTCGGCCGTGTTGGTGGTGCTCATGCAGGTCTCGTTATTCGGTATCCATCCGGTGATGGCCGCCTTGTCGATTCCCCTGGCGTTGCTGCTGGCGATGGTCGCGGCGCGGGTGGTCGGTGCCACCGGTATCCCGCCGATTGGTGCCATCGGCCAGCTGTCGCAACTGAGCTTTGGCGTTATCGCACCCGGTCAGGTGGCGATCAATCTGATGAGCGCTAACACCGCTGGCGGTGCGGCGGGGCAGTGCACTGATCTGCTCAATGACTTCAAAGTCGGCCACGCCATCGGGGCTACGCCGTCACGCCAGGTCGTGGCGCAATGCGCAGGCATTCTGATCGGCAGCGTAGTGGGTGTATTTGTCTACCAGCTGCTGATTCCCGACCCGCAAGCGATGCTGATCACCGCCGAGTGGCCGGCACCGGCTGTGGCGACATGGAAGGCGGTGGCCGAGGCGTTGACGGCAGGGCTGGGCTCGATCAGCCACGACATTCGCTGGGCTATCGGTGTGGGTGCGCTGGCCGGCGTCCTGATGGGCGTGCTCGAAGGCGTGTTACCGGTGTGGCGGTTGCGCTGGCTGCCGAGCTCCGCGGCGTTGGGATTGGCCTTCATTATCCCGGCGTCGATTTCACTGATGATGACCTTTGGCGCGCTACTGGCCTGGCTGTTCGCAGCCCGCTGGGGCGGCTTTGCCGAGCGCTTCGTTATCGTCGCGGCCGCCGGGCTGGTGGCCGGCGAAAGCATGGCTGGGGTGGGTATTTCACTGGCGCAGCTGCTGCGCTAGGGCGGTCGCGCCTGAATTTCCCCGGCCACCTCCTGTCCCAGCTTCAAGTCATGAGCAGGGGGCGGCATGAGCGACGCAGACAGCCAGAACGAGAGCGCCAAAGGGGTCGCCAGCCGAAGCCTGGTCAAAGTGAGCGTCCTGGTGGTGGTCGCTGTACTGGTGATCGTGGCGTGGCTCGCTTTCGATTTCCTTCTCCTGCTGTTTGCCGCCATCCTCTTCGGTGTGCTCATCAACGGCATCAGCGGCTGGATCAGTGAAAAAACGCCGCTGTCACGCAACCTCTCGATGGGCCTGTTCTTCGCCTTGTTCCTGACCATGGTCGGTTTGTTCGGCTGGCTGGTTGCGCCGAGCATTTCAGACCAGATCGATGCACTTTCCGAATCGCTTCCGAAGGCCGTCGAGCGTCTGCGTGAGCGCGCTGACGACTCCGAGTGGGTCAGCCGGCTCATGGCCTATCAGGACAGCCTGAAGGAGGCCGTTTCGCCGGGTGATGGCTTCAGTCTGGTGACATCCGTGCTGTCTTCGATCGGTGGGGCGCTCACCAGCTTCGTCGTGGCGTTTGCCATTGGGGTGTGTCTCGCGCTCAATCCACGCGTTTATGTCGATGGTTTCGTCAAGCTGATCCCGCTTGGCTATCGCGCCCGCGTTCACGATGTGCTGAGCGAGAGCGGTTCGACGCTGCAATCCTGGTTGATCGCCAAACTCATCGAGATGCTGCTGATCGGTGTGCTGACAACGCTGGGGTTGTGGTTGTTGGGCATCGAACTGGCGTTGGTGCTCGGCTTGATCGCCGGCCTGCTGTCCTTCATTCCCAACATCGGCCCGGTCATCGCGGTGATCCCGGCGTTGTTACTGGGCTCGCTTGAGGGAACCCGGACGATGCTCTACGTCGCCGGTCTCTATGCCGTCGTCCAGGCGCTGGAGAGCTACCTGTTCACACCCTGGATGCAGAACCGCATCGTTTCCGTGCCGCCGGCGCTCACGATTTCCATGCAACTGCTGTTCGGACTGCTCGCCGGAACCCTGGGTTTGCTCCTGGCAACACCGCTGGGTGCGGTCGCCATGGTGATGGTGCGCATGTTGTACGTGGAAGACGTGCTGGGTGACCGGCCGGAAGCCGATCAACGGCCTGCCGACGCTGATAGCGATGAGCGGTAGCAGGGCGCAGCCCGCATGCTGTCGGCCCTCGTTGCCGACGTACAAATTTTGTAATGCGATGCATGAAACCCCTTCGACTGGCGGCTGCCCGATTATAGGAACCCTTTGTGATTCGGAGA from Pseudomonas sp. DNDY-54 encodes:
- a CDS encoding SDR family oxidoreductase, which produces MRISLKPLHEQVIVITGASSGIGLATARLAVEKGARVVLVARNDVALADIERDLNAGDRVMHVMADVGERAQLERVASETIARFGGFDTWINNAGSSVWGRFDEVSDEDHKQVMQTNFWGTHYGSAIAVNHLRDKGGALINIGSVESANALPFHSSYSASKHAIKAMTDVLRVELQKSRTPVSVTLVRPSSTDTMFMDHSKNCLPSAPVFPPPVYAPEVVARAILDAAEHPQRDVYIGNAKLLSRLAQNAPRVADWINRTFVYDTIKSGRPDRHPRGALYASDVGSAGDGKASGDYPGMVLTRSLYTRASQHPVATTAAVAVGAAALFALLGRRAR
- a CDS encoding curli production assembly protein CsgB, with the protein product MERLALFRRGLCAALLLVSAASLHAADLLDNADLADGALNLGSPAVVALQLPAGQTAQVLQQGNDNLADLSQAGDNHLASIVQQGSDQQAFILQQGDNQLASILQIGQGNSADISQIGSDNQAAIAQIGANNNASIEQLGSGLSSSVIQYGNGQRIQIVQH
- a CDS encoding CsgE family curli-type amyloid fiber assembly protein is translated as MSRLTLGLLLLLLALLSPLQAQEPQEPQEQAEREAELSGLIIDNTITRFGHDFHRYLSFQLQDASELEGDLVVRERPSARWGSLVWVEYGQRTVYRRFLQPNVAEIEAIATQAAQLILEEVNRSKLQNLLQDTFDMDRDEL
- a CDS encoding helix-turn-helix transcriptional regulator, translating into MFFKHFLGEQARLDVALARLEEADRETTDLYLVDAGNSQTEQLSTLLDRLDEQTPVALVNIAPEQAEQLVDKHPGIRGVFYSHATREHLLDGIQVLLDGGDWLPRVLTERLLSQWRRMRQLAGSKPSLTLREREILSLAGKGLSNAEIAEQLCLSPHTIKSHIHNLLRKIGASNRAEAAFLLRGRLDWSESCHA
- a CDS encoding OPT family oligopeptide transporter, producing the protein MTGPPRELTLRALLTGLLLGALLTPSNIYSGLKIGWSFNMSIIALLIGFAAWQTLARCFRWPDWSLHESNINQTTASSAASIISSGLVAPIPAYTLITGEQLGSLPLTAWVFSVSFLGIWVAWYLRPSLIIEAQLRFPEGMATLATMQQIYSHGAEAARRLLVLGLAALLAATSKLVDSLLWALPRWTPTAQLERLTFSLEPSLLLVGFGGIIGLRVGLSLLLGAVLAWGLLAPWLVAEGLVSMPIDASGPQFALLIEWLLWPGVSLMVCATLTSFGLRLLRGRREDSQRRLTLQRPAALPMLGLASSAVLVVLMQVSLFGIHPVMAALSIPLALLLAMVAARVVGATGIPPIGAIGQLSQLSFGVIAPGQVAINLMSANTAGGAAGQCTDLLNDFKVGHAIGATPSRQVVAQCAGILIGSVVGVFVYQLLIPDPQAMLITAEWPAPAVATWKAVAEALTAGLGSISHDIRWAIGVGALAGVLMGVLEGVLPVWRLRWLPSSAALGLAFIIPASISLMMTFGALLAWLFAARWGGFAERFVIVAAAGLVAGESMAGVGISLAQLLR
- a CDS encoding AI-2E family transporter, with the translated sequence MSDADSQNESAKGVASRSLVKVSVLVVVAVLVIVAWLAFDFLLLLFAAILFGVLINGISGWISEKTPLSRNLSMGLFFALFLTMVGLFGWLVAPSISDQIDALSESLPKAVERLRERADDSEWVSRLMAYQDSLKEAVSPGDGFSLVTSVLSSIGGALTSFVVAFAIGVCLALNPRVYVDGFVKLIPLGYRARVHDVLSESGSTLQSWLIAKLIEMLLIGVLTTLGLWLLGIELALVLGLIAGLLSFIPNIGPVIAVIPALLLGSLEGTRTMLYVAGLYAVVQALESYLFTPWMQNRIVSVPPALTISMQLLFGLLAGTLGLLLATPLGAVAMVMVRMLYVEDVLGDRPEADQRPADADSDER